Proteins encoded by one window of Conger conger chromosome 1, fConCon1.1, whole genome shotgun sequence:
- the LOC133126851 gene encoding B-cell receptor CD22-like isoform X2 has protein sequence MLFKTVLVILLYVSGVWGQNGWGVTYAPETICGLKGSSVDMHCSYSYPKSHSVQKTFWFIHQNPTQEPKDLSLDQEYSDRVEYLGNRNNDCTFRIKQLRESDSKTYHFRFLTYNADGRYSGEPGVTLDVTALQVIMYPDTVTEGQSVTLTCSTTCTLTGLPAFTWYRDGSPLSFTTQTHQLTASSEDRGRYSCAVKGYKDLPSLVVALTVNYPPKSVAVLVSPSAEIEGGSSVTLTCSSDANPPVNSYTWYQDNTRLRTIYGQTNTIAKFTYSNTGEYFCKVWNGIGTVSFPPILLYLKLLCLKFKITPNSFTEGEMVTLTCENNCPYGYRSSIEFRKNGQRLSKYNPKKFSARSEDAGNYSCGLSYYKHSSSNVVFLQEKYPPQGTTVSVSGEIVEGSSVTLTCSSDANPPVNRYTWLKGNRAVSSETEGPEASYTIKHITQQDAGEYYCEARNWIGTYRSPPKLLDVQYSPKNTSISVSHSGEIMEGSSVNLTCSSDANPPVQNYTWFKKNKTRVWQAGSGQSLNFPYLQSWNRGWYYCVSENKHGAKNSAAVSLKVYYAPKNTSVSLSPSGEIMEGISVTLTCSSDANPPVQNYTWFKKNRAVSSWRKSGLNHSITNIVSQESGQYYCEVQNQLGTQNSTTETINVQYPPKNTSVSVSPSGEIVEGSSVILTCSSDANPPVQNYTWFKKNETGVWQAGSGQSLTLSNFESWNSGHYYCLSQNKHGAQNSTALLATAQGGQTVAVAVPAAVGVGAIVALVFLGVVWVRRRTSETGHTEGDREGNKGPIYGNVSGTPMSHNQEELLYSTVCCPQSEDEVQYASVQFLPSGAGPRPPASTVTEECVLYSTVQKHQT, from the exons ATGCTCTTCAAAACCGTATTGGTAATCCTCCTCTATGTGTCAG gtgtttGGGGCCAAAATGGATGGGGAGTTACTTACGCCCCTGAGACAATTTGTggcttaaaggggtcttcagtggACATGCACTGCAGTTACTCATATCCTAAATCTCACTCAGTGCAGAAAACATTCTGGTTCATTCACCAGAACCCTACACAGGAGCCTAAGGACCTGTCCCTGGATCAAGAGTACTCTGACCGTGTGGAGTACCTTGGGAATCGTAACAatgactgcacttttagaataaaacaactgagagaaagtgattcaaaAACATATCACTTCAGATTCCTCACCTACAATGCTGATGGAAGATATTCTGGCGAACCTGGTGTCACATTGGATGTTACAG ctctacaggtgataATGTATCCTGACACAgtaacagagggacagagtgtaacactgacctgtagcaccacctgcactctgactggcctcccagccttcacctggtacagggacggatctcctctgtccttcaccacccagacacaccagctcacagccagcagtgaagatagAGGCAgatactcctgtgctgtaaaaggcTATAAGGATCTCCCCTCCCTTgtagtggctcttactgtgaact ATCCGCCTAAGAGTGTTGCAGTATTAGTGAGTCCCTCTGCTGAAATAGAGgggggcagttcagtgactctgacctgcagcagtgatgccaacccaccagtgaaCAGCTACACCTGGTATCAGGATAATACTCGTCTACGGACAATATACGGACAGACAAACACCATTGCAAAATTCACATACAGTAATACTGGAGAGTACTTCTGCAAGGTGTGGAATGGTATTGGGACAGTCAGCTTTCCTCCTATACTCCTATATCTCAAATTGTTGT GTTTGAAGTTTAAAATAACGCCCAACTCATTTACAGAGGGAGAAATGGTGACACTGACCTGTGAAAACAACTGCCCTTACGGTTACAGAAGCAGCATTGAGTTCCGCAAAAATGGACAACGTCTATCGAAATATAACCCAAAAAAGTTCAGTGCCAGGAGTGAAGATGCAGGAAACTACTCCTGTGGTCTATCCTATTATAAGCATTCATCTTCCAATGTAGTGTTTCTCCAAGAGAAAT ATCCTCCTCAGGGCACCACAGTGTCAGtctctggtgaaatagtggagggcagttcagtgactctgacctgcagcagcgatgccaacccaccagtgaaCAGATACACCTGGTTGAAGGGGAATAGAGCTGTATCCTCAGAGACAGAAGGACCAGAGGCAAGCTAcaccattaaacacatcacacagcaggatgctggagagtactactgtgaggcaaggAATTGGATTGGGACATACAGATCTCCTCCAAAACTTCTcgatgtgcagt ATTCTCCCAAGAACACCTCAATATCAGTGAGCCACTCTGGTGAAATaatggagggcagttcagtgaatctgacctgcagcagcgatgccaacccaccagtgcagaactaCACCTGGTTTAAGAAGAATAAAACtagagtctggcaggcaggatcaggacagagtctgaaCTTTCCTTATCTTCAATCCTGGAACAGAGGATGGTACTACTGTGTGTCAGAGAACAAGCATGGAGCTAAGAACTCCGCTGCTGTGTCTTTGAAGGTTTACt ATGCTCCTAAGAACACCTCAGTATCtttgagcccctctggtgaaataatGGAGGGAatttcagtgactctgacctgcagcagcgatgccaacccaccagtgcagaactaCACCTGGTTTAAAAAGAATAGAGCTGTATCCTCATGGAGAAAATCTGGATTGAATCACAGCATAACTAACATCGTCTCTCAGGAgagtggacagtactactgtgaggtgCAGAACCAGCTTGGAACTCAGAACTCTACTACTGAGACCATAAACGTTCAGT ATCCTCCCAAGAATacctcagtatcagtgagcccctctggtgaaatagtggagggcagttcagtgattctgacctgcagcagcgatgccaacccaccagtgcagaactaCACCTGGTTTAAGAAGAATGAaactggagtctggcaggcaggatcaggacagagtctgacGCTTTCTAACTTTGAATCCTGGAACAGTGGACACTACTACTGTTTGTCACAGAACAAACATGGAGCTCAGAACTCTACTGCTCTACTGGCCACAGCGCAAG GAGgtcagactgtggctgtggctgtgcctgcAGCTGTGGGAGTCGGTGCCATTgtggctcttgtgtttcttggtgttGTCTGGGTGAG GAGAAGAACAAGTGAGACAGGGCACACAGAAGGGGACAGGGAG GGGAATAAAGGCCCCATTTATGGCAACGTCTCTGGGACGCCAATGAGTCATAACCAGGAAGagcttctatactccactgtgtgCTGCCCTCAGAGTGAGGATGAGGTTCAGTACGCCAGCGTCCAGTTCCTCCCCTCCGGTGCTGGCCCCAG GCCACCAGCATCGACAGTGACGGAAGAATGCGTTCTCTACAGCACAGTTCaaaaacatcaaacatga
- the LOC133126851 gene encoding B-cell receptor CD22-like isoform X1, with translation MLFKTVLVILLYVSGVWGQNGWGVTYAPETICGLKGSSVDMHCSYSYPKSHSVQKTFWFIHQNPTQEPKDLSLDQEYSDRVEYLGNRNNDCTFRIKQLRESDSKTYHFRFLTYNADGRYSGEPGVTLDVTALQVIMYPDTVTEGQSVTLTCSTTCTLTGLPAFTWYRDGSPLSFTTQTHQLTASSEDRGRYSCAVKGYKDLPSLVVALTVNYPPKSVAVLVSPSAEIEGGSSVTLTCSSDANPPVNSYTWYQDNTRLRTIYGQTNTIAKFTYSNTGEYFCKVWNGIGTVSFPPILLYLKLLCLKFKITPNSFTEGEMVTLTCENNCPYGYRSSIEFRKNGQRLSKYNPKKFSARSEDAGNYSCGLSYYKHSSSNVVFLQEKYPPQGTTVSVSGEIVEGSSVTLTCSSDANPPVNRYTWLKGNRAVSSETEGPEASYTIKHITQQDAGEYYCEARNWIGTYRSPPKLLDVQYSPKNTSISVSHSGEIMEGSSVNLTCSSDANPPVQNYTWFKKNKTRVWQAGSGQSLNFPYLQSWNRGWYYCVSENKHGAKNSAAVSLKVYYAPKNTSVSLSPSGEIMEGISVTLTCSSDANPPVQNYTWFKKNRAVSSWRKSGLNHSITNIVSQESGQYYCEVQNQLGTQNSTTETINVQYPPKNTSVSVSPSGEIVEGSSVILTCSSDANPPVQNYTWFKKNETGVWQAGSGQSLTLSNFESWNSGHYYCLSQNKHGAQNSTALLATAQGGQTVAVAVPAAVGVGAIVALVFLGVVWVSRRRTSETGHTEGDREGNKGPIYGNVSGTPMSHNQEELLYSTVCCPQSEDEVQYASVQFLPSGAGPRPPASTVTEECVLYSTVQKHQT, from the exons ATGCTCTTCAAAACCGTATTGGTAATCCTCCTCTATGTGTCAG gtgtttGGGGCCAAAATGGATGGGGAGTTACTTACGCCCCTGAGACAATTTGTggcttaaaggggtcttcagtggACATGCACTGCAGTTACTCATATCCTAAATCTCACTCAGTGCAGAAAACATTCTGGTTCATTCACCAGAACCCTACACAGGAGCCTAAGGACCTGTCCCTGGATCAAGAGTACTCTGACCGTGTGGAGTACCTTGGGAATCGTAACAatgactgcacttttagaataaaacaactgagagaaagtgattcaaaAACATATCACTTCAGATTCCTCACCTACAATGCTGATGGAAGATATTCTGGCGAACCTGGTGTCACATTGGATGTTACAG ctctacaggtgataATGTATCCTGACACAgtaacagagggacagagtgtaacactgacctgtagcaccacctgcactctgactggcctcccagccttcacctggtacagggacggatctcctctgtccttcaccacccagacacaccagctcacagccagcagtgaagatagAGGCAgatactcctgtgctgtaaaaggcTATAAGGATCTCCCCTCCCTTgtagtggctcttactgtgaact ATCCGCCTAAGAGTGTTGCAGTATTAGTGAGTCCCTCTGCTGAAATAGAGgggggcagttcagtgactctgacctgcagcagtgatgccaacccaccagtgaaCAGCTACACCTGGTATCAGGATAATACTCGTCTACGGACAATATACGGACAGACAAACACCATTGCAAAATTCACATACAGTAATACTGGAGAGTACTTCTGCAAGGTGTGGAATGGTATTGGGACAGTCAGCTTTCCTCCTATACTCCTATATCTCAAATTGTTGT GTTTGAAGTTTAAAATAACGCCCAACTCATTTACAGAGGGAGAAATGGTGACACTGACCTGTGAAAACAACTGCCCTTACGGTTACAGAAGCAGCATTGAGTTCCGCAAAAATGGACAACGTCTATCGAAATATAACCCAAAAAAGTTCAGTGCCAGGAGTGAAGATGCAGGAAACTACTCCTGTGGTCTATCCTATTATAAGCATTCATCTTCCAATGTAGTGTTTCTCCAAGAGAAAT ATCCTCCTCAGGGCACCACAGTGTCAGtctctggtgaaatagtggagggcagttcagtgactctgacctgcagcagcgatgccaacccaccagtgaaCAGATACACCTGGTTGAAGGGGAATAGAGCTGTATCCTCAGAGACAGAAGGACCAGAGGCAAGCTAcaccattaaacacatcacacagcaggatgctggagagtactactgtgaggcaaggAATTGGATTGGGACATACAGATCTCCTCCAAAACTTCTcgatgtgcagt ATTCTCCCAAGAACACCTCAATATCAGTGAGCCACTCTGGTGAAATaatggagggcagttcagtgaatctgacctgcagcagcgatgccaacccaccagtgcagaactaCACCTGGTTTAAGAAGAATAAAACtagagtctggcaggcaggatcaggacagagtctgaaCTTTCCTTATCTTCAATCCTGGAACAGAGGATGGTACTACTGTGTGTCAGAGAACAAGCATGGAGCTAAGAACTCCGCTGCTGTGTCTTTGAAGGTTTACt ATGCTCCTAAGAACACCTCAGTATCtttgagcccctctggtgaaataatGGAGGGAatttcagtgactctgacctgcagcagcgatgccaacccaccagtgcagaactaCACCTGGTTTAAAAAGAATAGAGCTGTATCCTCATGGAGAAAATCTGGATTGAATCACAGCATAACTAACATCGTCTCTCAGGAgagtggacagtactactgtgaggtgCAGAACCAGCTTGGAACTCAGAACTCTACTACTGAGACCATAAACGTTCAGT ATCCTCCCAAGAATacctcagtatcagtgagcccctctggtgaaatagtggagggcagttcagtgattctgacctgcagcagcgatgccaacccaccagtgcagaactaCACCTGGTTTAAGAAGAATGAaactggagtctggcaggcaggatcaggacagagtctgacGCTTTCTAACTTTGAATCCTGGAACAGTGGACACTACTACTGTTTGTCACAGAACAAACATGGAGCTCAGAACTCTACTGCTCTACTGGCCACAGCGCAAG GAGgtcagactgtggctgtggctgtgcctgcAGCTGTGGGAGTCGGTGCCATTgtggctcttgtgtttcttggtgttGTCTGGGTGAG cagGAGAAGAACAAGTGAGACAGGGCACACAGAAGGGGACAGGGAG GGGAATAAAGGCCCCATTTATGGCAACGTCTCTGGGACGCCAATGAGTCATAACCAGGAAGagcttctatactccactgtgtgCTGCCCTCAGAGTGAGGATGAGGTTCAGTACGCCAGCGTCCAGTTCCTCCCCTCCGGTGCTGGCCCCAG GCCACCAGCATCGACAGTGACGGAAGAATGCGTTCTCTACAGCACAGTTCaaaaacatcaaacatga
- the LOC133126851 gene encoding B-cell receptor CD22-like isoform X3, giving the protein MLFKTVLVILLYVSGVWGQNGWGVTYAPETICGLKGSSVDMHCSYSYPKSHSVQKTFWFIHQNPTQEPKDLSLDQEYSDRVEYLGNRNNDCTFRIKQLRESDSKTYHFRFLTYNADGRYSGEPGVTLDVTALQVIMYPDTVTEGQSVTLTCSTTCTLTGLPAFTWYRDGSPLSFTTQTHQLTASSEDRGRYSCAVKGYKDLPSLVVALTVNYPPKSVAVLVSPSAEIEGGSSVTLTCSSDANPPVNSYTWYQDNTRLRTIYGQTNTIAKFTYSNTGEYFCKVWNGIGTVSFPPILLYLKLLCLKFKITPNSFTEGEMVTLTCENNCPYGYRSSIEFRKNGQRLSKYNPKKFSARSEDAGNYSCGLSYYKHSSSNVVFLQEKYPPQGTTVSVSGEIVEGSSVTLTCSSDANPPVNRYTWLKGNRAVSSETEGPEASYTIKHITQQDAGEYYCEARNWIGTYRSPPKLLDVQYSPKNTSISVSHSGEIMEGSSVNLTCSSDANPPVQNYTWFKKNKTRVWQAGSGQSLNFPYLQSWNRGWYYCVSENKHGAKNSAAVSLKVYYAPKNTSVSLSPSGEIMEGISVTLTCSSDANPPVQNYTWFKKNRAVSSWRKSGLNHSITNIVSQESGQYYCEVQNQLGTQNSTTETINVQYPPKNTSVSVSPSGEIVEGSSVILTCSSDANPPVQNYTWFKKNETGVWQAGSGQSLTLSNFESWNSGHYYCLSQNKHGAQNSTALLATAQGGQTVAVAVPAAVGVGAIVALVFLGVVWVSRRRTSETGHTEGDREFLCPVGE; this is encoded by the exons ATGCTCTTCAAAACCGTATTGGTAATCCTCCTCTATGTGTCAG gtgtttGGGGCCAAAATGGATGGGGAGTTACTTACGCCCCTGAGACAATTTGTggcttaaaggggtcttcagtggACATGCACTGCAGTTACTCATATCCTAAATCTCACTCAGTGCAGAAAACATTCTGGTTCATTCACCAGAACCCTACACAGGAGCCTAAGGACCTGTCCCTGGATCAAGAGTACTCTGACCGTGTGGAGTACCTTGGGAATCGTAACAatgactgcacttttagaataaaacaactgagagaaagtgattcaaaAACATATCACTTCAGATTCCTCACCTACAATGCTGATGGAAGATATTCTGGCGAACCTGGTGTCACATTGGATGTTACAG ctctacaggtgataATGTATCCTGACACAgtaacagagggacagagtgtaacactgacctgtagcaccacctgcactctgactggcctcccagccttcacctggtacagggacggatctcctctgtccttcaccacccagacacaccagctcacagccagcagtgaagatagAGGCAgatactcctgtgctgtaaaaggcTATAAGGATCTCCCCTCCCTTgtagtggctcttactgtgaact ATCCGCCTAAGAGTGTTGCAGTATTAGTGAGTCCCTCTGCTGAAATAGAGgggggcagttcagtgactctgacctgcagcagtgatgccaacccaccagtgaaCAGCTACACCTGGTATCAGGATAATACTCGTCTACGGACAATATACGGACAGACAAACACCATTGCAAAATTCACATACAGTAATACTGGAGAGTACTTCTGCAAGGTGTGGAATGGTATTGGGACAGTCAGCTTTCCTCCTATACTCCTATATCTCAAATTGTTGT GTTTGAAGTTTAAAATAACGCCCAACTCATTTACAGAGGGAGAAATGGTGACACTGACCTGTGAAAACAACTGCCCTTACGGTTACAGAAGCAGCATTGAGTTCCGCAAAAATGGACAACGTCTATCGAAATATAACCCAAAAAAGTTCAGTGCCAGGAGTGAAGATGCAGGAAACTACTCCTGTGGTCTATCCTATTATAAGCATTCATCTTCCAATGTAGTGTTTCTCCAAGAGAAAT ATCCTCCTCAGGGCACCACAGTGTCAGtctctggtgaaatagtggagggcagttcagtgactctgacctgcagcagcgatgccaacccaccagtgaaCAGATACACCTGGTTGAAGGGGAATAGAGCTGTATCCTCAGAGACAGAAGGACCAGAGGCAAGCTAcaccattaaacacatcacacagcaggatgctggagagtactactgtgaggcaaggAATTGGATTGGGACATACAGATCTCCTCCAAAACTTCTcgatgtgcagt ATTCTCCCAAGAACACCTCAATATCAGTGAGCCACTCTGGTGAAATaatggagggcagttcagtgaatctgacctgcagcagcgatgccaacccaccagtgcagaactaCACCTGGTTTAAGAAGAATAAAACtagagtctggcaggcaggatcaggacagagtctgaaCTTTCCTTATCTTCAATCCTGGAACAGAGGATGGTACTACTGTGTGTCAGAGAACAAGCATGGAGCTAAGAACTCCGCTGCTGTGTCTTTGAAGGTTTACt ATGCTCCTAAGAACACCTCAGTATCtttgagcccctctggtgaaataatGGAGGGAatttcagtgactctgacctgcagcagcgatgccaacccaccagtgcagaactaCACCTGGTTTAAAAAGAATAGAGCTGTATCCTCATGGAGAAAATCTGGATTGAATCACAGCATAACTAACATCGTCTCTCAGGAgagtggacagtactactgtgaggtgCAGAACCAGCTTGGAACTCAGAACTCTACTACTGAGACCATAAACGTTCAGT ATCCTCCCAAGAATacctcagtatcagtgagcccctctggtgaaatagtggagggcagttcagtgattctgacctgcagcagcgatgccaacccaccagtgcagaactaCACCTGGTTTAAGAAGAATGAaactggagtctggcaggcaggatcaggacagagtctgacGCTTTCTAACTTTGAATCCTGGAACAGTGGACACTACTACTGTTTGTCACAGAACAAACATGGAGCTCAGAACTCTACTGCTCTACTGGCCACAGCGCAAG GAGgtcagactgtggctgtggctgtgcctgcAGCTGTGGGAGTCGGTGCCATTgtggctcttgtgtttcttggtgttGTCTGGGTGAG cagGAGAAGAACAAGTGAGACAGGGCACACAGAAGGGGACAGGGAG tTCCTCTGCCCTGTAGGGGAATAA
- the LOC133126851 gene encoding B-cell receptor CD22-like isoform X4 produces MLFKTVLVILLYVSGVWGQNGWGVTYAPETICGLKGSSVDMHCSYSYPKSHSVQKTFWFIHQNPTQEPKDLSLDQEYSDRVEYLGNRNNDCTFRIKQLRESDSKTYHFRFLTYNADGRYSGEPGVTLDVTALQVIMYPDTVTEGQSVTLTCSTTCTLTGLPAFTWYRDGSPLSFTTQTHQLTASSEDRGRYSCAVKGYKDLPSLVVALTVNYPPKSVAVLVSPSAEIEGGSSVTLTCSSDANPPVNSYTWYQDNTRLRTIYGQTNTIAKFTYSNTGEYFCKVWNGIGTVSFPPILLYLKLLCLKFKITPNSFTEGEMVTLTCENNCPYGYRSSIEFRKNGQRLSKYNPKKFSARSEDAGNYSCGLSYYKHSSSNVVFLQEKYPPQGTTVSVSGEIVEGSSVTLTCSSDANPPVNRYTWLKGNRAVSSETEGPEASYTIKHITQQDAGEYYCEARNWIGTYRSPPKLLDVQYSPKNTSISVSHSGEIMEGSSVNLTCSSDANPPVQNYTWFKKNKTRVWQAGSGQSLNFPYLQSWNRGWYYCVSENKHGAKNSAAVSLKVYYAPKNTSVSLSPSGEIMEGISVTLTCSSDANPPVQNYTWFKKNRAVSSWRKSGLNHSITNIVSQESGQYYCEVQNQLGTQNSTTETINVQYPPKNTSVSVSPSGEIVEGSSVILTCSSDANPPVQNYTWFKKNETGVWQAGSGQSLTLSNFESWNSGHYYCLSQNKHGAQNSTALLATAQGGQTVAVAVPAAVGVGAIVALVFLGVVWVRRRTSETGHTEGDREFLCPVGE; encoded by the exons ATGCTCTTCAAAACCGTATTGGTAATCCTCCTCTATGTGTCAG gtgtttGGGGCCAAAATGGATGGGGAGTTACTTACGCCCCTGAGACAATTTGTggcttaaaggggtcttcagtggACATGCACTGCAGTTACTCATATCCTAAATCTCACTCAGTGCAGAAAACATTCTGGTTCATTCACCAGAACCCTACACAGGAGCCTAAGGACCTGTCCCTGGATCAAGAGTACTCTGACCGTGTGGAGTACCTTGGGAATCGTAACAatgactgcacttttagaataaaacaactgagagaaagtgattcaaaAACATATCACTTCAGATTCCTCACCTACAATGCTGATGGAAGATATTCTGGCGAACCTGGTGTCACATTGGATGTTACAG ctctacaggtgataATGTATCCTGACACAgtaacagagggacagagtgtaacactgacctgtagcaccacctgcactctgactggcctcccagccttcacctggtacagggacggatctcctctgtccttcaccacccagacacaccagctcacagccagcagtgaagatagAGGCAgatactcctgtgctgtaaaaggcTATAAGGATCTCCCCTCCCTTgtagtggctcttactgtgaact ATCCGCCTAAGAGTGTTGCAGTATTAGTGAGTCCCTCTGCTGAAATAGAGgggggcagttcagtgactctgacctgcagcagtgatgccaacccaccagtgaaCAGCTACACCTGGTATCAGGATAATACTCGTCTACGGACAATATACGGACAGACAAACACCATTGCAAAATTCACATACAGTAATACTGGAGAGTACTTCTGCAAGGTGTGGAATGGTATTGGGACAGTCAGCTTTCCTCCTATACTCCTATATCTCAAATTGTTGT GTTTGAAGTTTAAAATAACGCCCAACTCATTTACAGAGGGAGAAATGGTGACACTGACCTGTGAAAACAACTGCCCTTACGGTTACAGAAGCAGCATTGAGTTCCGCAAAAATGGACAACGTCTATCGAAATATAACCCAAAAAAGTTCAGTGCCAGGAGTGAAGATGCAGGAAACTACTCCTGTGGTCTATCCTATTATAAGCATTCATCTTCCAATGTAGTGTTTCTCCAAGAGAAAT ATCCTCCTCAGGGCACCACAGTGTCAGtctctggtgaaatagtggagggcagttcagtgactctgacctgcagcagcgatgccaacccaccagtgaaCAGATACACCTGGTTGAAGGGGAATAGAGCTGTATCCTCAGAGACAGAAGGACCAGAGGCAAGCTAcaccattaaacacatcacacagcaggatgctggagagtactactgtgaggcaaggAATTGGATTGGGACATACAGATCTCCTCCAAAACTTCTcgatgtgcagt ATTCTCCCAAGAACACCTCAATATCAGTGAGCCACTCTGGTGAAATaatggagggcagttcagtgaatctgacctgcagcagcgatgccaacccaccagtgcagaactaCACCTGGTTTAAGAAGAATAAAACtagagtctggcaggcaggatcaggacagagtctgaaCTTTCCTTATCTTCAATCCTGGAACAGAGGATGGTACTACTGTGTGTCAGAGAACAAGCATGGAGCTAAGAACTCCGCTGCTGTGTCTTTGAAGGTTTACt ATGCTCCTAAGAACACCTCAGTATCtttgagcccctctggtgaaataatGGAGGGAatttcagtgactctgacctgcagcagcgatgccaacccaccagtgcagaactaCACCTGGTTTAAAAAGAATAGAGCTGTATCCTCATGGAGAAAATCTGGATTGAATCACAGCATAACTAACATCGTCTCTCAGGAgagtggacagtactactgtgaggtgCAGAACCAGCTTGGAACTCAGAACTCTACTACTGAGACCATAAACGTTCAGT ATCCTCCCAAGAATacctcagtatcagtgagcccctctggtgaaatagtggagggcagttcagtgattctgacctgcagcagcgatgccaacccaccagtgcagaactaCACCTGGTTTAAGAAGAATGAaactggagtctggcaggcaggatcaggacagagtctgacGCTTTCTAACTTTGAATCCTGGAACAGTGGACACTACTACTGTTTGTCACAGAACAAACATGGAGCTCAGAACTCTACTGCTCTACTGGCCACAGCGCAAG GAGgtcagactgtggctgtggctgtgcctgcAGCTGTGGGAGTCGGTGCCATTgtggctcttgtgtttcttggtgttGTCTGGGTGAG GAGAAGAACAAGTGAGACAGGGCACACAGAAGGGGACAGGGAG tTCCTCTGCCCTGTAGGGGAATAA